A genome region from Dehalococcoidia bacterium includes the following:
- a CDS encoding site-specific DNA-methyltransferase, which yields MTSPYTHTELVWANKRTHVDRIALPFQRVETVNAPRGGDLFTALAGGDGPRNKLIWGDNKLVMASLLQGDAAAGIEPLAGTVDLIYIDPPFDTGADFSFRTQIG from the coding sequence ATGACCTCGCCCTACACCCACACCGAGCTCGTTTGGGCCAACAAGCGCACCCACGTGGACCGCATCGCCCTGCCGTTCCAGCGCGTGGAGACGGTGAACGCCCCGCGCGGCGGCGACCTGTTCACGGCGCTGGCGGGCGGCGACGGCCCGCGCAATAAGCTGATCTGGGGCGACAACAAGCTGGTGATGGCCTCGCTGTTGCAGGGCGACGCGGCCGCGGGGATCGAGCCGCTGGCGGGCACGGTCGACCTGATCTACATCGACCCGCCCTTCGACACCGGCGCCGACTTCAGCTTCCGCACGCAGATCGG